The Natrinema caseinilyticum genomic sequence GACGGCTCGGCGGCACCTGCCTCAATCGCGGTTGTATCCCGTCGAAGAAGTTGTTGTATCACGCAGACGTGATGGAAACGATCGAACGCGCGGACGAATTCGGGATCGACGCGACCGTCGACGACGTCGCCTTCGCCGATATCGTCCGCGACGTCACCGACGACGTACACGGCAGTTCCGACTCGATCAGGCGCGGGCTGCACGCGTCGGACCGAATCGATCTGTACGAGGCGAAAGCCCGGTTCGTCGACGAGCGAACGCTCGACCTCGCTGGCGGCTCGGCGGACGGGACCCGCCTTCGAGCGGACACCGTCCTCGTGGCGGCGGGCACGCGGCCGGCGATTCCACCGCTGGACGGACTCGAGGGCGTCGAGTACCTCACGAGCACCGAGGCGCTCCAGTTGGAGACCCTGCCCGACCGTCTCGTCGTCGTCGGCGGCGGATACATCGCGGCCGAACTCGCACACTTCTTCGGAACGTTCGGCAGCGACGTGACGATCATCAGCCGGCGACCGACCATGCTCCCGGACGCGGACGACGAAGTCAGCGCCGCGTTCACCGAGCGCTACGCCGACCGGTTCGACCTGCACACCGGCTACGAAGCCGACGCCGTCTCGAGAGATCACGGGTCGATCTCCGTCGAAGCGCGCGCCTTTACCTACCCCGACTCCGACGCCGGTGATCAGCACGGTGGCGCCGCAAACGGGGACGATCGAATCACGGTCACCGGCGACGAACTCCTCATCGCGGCCGGCCGAGTCCCGAATAGCGATACACTGAACCTCGCGGCCGCCGGCGTCGAAACGGACGCCGACGAGTTCATCCGGACCGACGAGTACCTCCGGACGACCGCGGACGGCGTCTGGGCGCTCGGCGACATCGTCGGCGAGTACCTGCTGAAGCACAACGCCAATCACGAGGCACGAGCCGTCGCGCGCAACCTCTTCGGGGACGGCCTGGAGCCCGTCGACTACTCGGCGATGCCGTTCGCCGTCTTCGCGTCGCCGGAGGTCGCGGGCGTCGGACTGACCGAACAGGAGTTACGCGCGGCCGACCGCGAGTACGCCACACGCGTCTATCCCTACGACGAAACGGCGCGCGGGAGCGCGATGCACGCGGCGGGGTTCGTCAAATCGATCATCGATCTCGAGGGCGCCATCCTCGGCTGTCACATCATCGGCCCCGAGGCCTCGGATCTGATTCAGGAGGTCGTCGTCGCGATGACCGCCGGCTCCGGAACGGTCGGGGACATCCGTCAGTCGGTCCACATCCATCCCGCTCTCTCGGAGGTCGTCCAGCGTGCGTTCACCGGCCAGTTCACCCGGCGCGGTGCCCACGAACACGATCACGATCACGGCCACGGCCACGACCACGACCACGACCACGACTCGGATCGGTGATTCGCGGTCCGTCGTCTCGACGTAGTCGCCGGATCGGTATCCCGCTTACACGACCGCCATCGGCTTTTGTAATATCGGGCCCCAGTTTCGGCCGCAATGACACGCGCAGCGATCGTTATTCTGGCGGGCACCGAATCGCACAGCGACCTCGGCCGACTCGTAAACGGCCTCGAGGCAGCACGAGAGTTCGACGAAAATCCCGAGGACGATCTGGAACTGATCTTCGACGGGGCCGGAACGCAGTGGATCCCCGAACTCGAGGACGAGAGCCACGACTATCACGAACTCTATCGGTCGCTCAGCGAGGAAGCCGCGGTCTGTGACTACTGTGCGAACGCGTTCGGCGTCGACGACGCGGTCGCGGAGACCGGAGTCGTCACGGTCGACGAGAACGGCGGTCACCCGAGCGTCCGCTCGCTGGTCGACGAGGGCCACGAAATTATCACCTTCTAGGGCTCTCGAGGACCGTTCGCGGACCAGCCGTCGGCGAATCGATCGACGGCGGCGACGCGCATCGAGCGACGCCGTCCTCCGTGCGGTTCACTTTCACTCCGGTAGCACACACCTTTTAGCCTCCCCGTTAGTAAGGGAAGACGATGACGTCGTTCCAGTCGACACTCGGTGACGAGCCGGGGATCGCCGAGGAGCTGGCCGAGAGTCAGCAGTCGATCTCCATCGCCGAGTTCTTCGAGAAGAACAAGCACATGCTCGGCTTCGACAGCGGCGCTCGTGGCCTCGTCACGGCCGTCAAGGAGGCCGTCGACAACGCCTTAGACGCCGCCGAGGAAGCGGGCATTCTCCCGGACATCTACGTCGAGATTCAGGAAACCGGTGACTACTATCGCCTGATCGTCGAGGACAACGGACCGGGACTGACCAAAGAATCGCTCCCGAAGGTCTTCGGGAAGCTCCTCTACGGATCGCGCTTTCACGCACGCGAACAGTCCCGGGGCCAGCAAGGGATCGGTATCTCCGCCGCCGTCCTCTACTCACAGCTGACGAGCGGGAAGCCCGCGAAGATCACCAGTCGGACGCAGGGCTCGAGCGAGGCGGAGTACTTCGAACTGATTATCGATACCGACGAAAACGAACCCGAAATCAGCGTCGAGGAGACGACGACCTGGGATCGCCCCCACGGGACGCGCATCGAACTCGAGATGGAAGCCAACATGCGCGCCCGCCAGCAGCTCCACGATTACATCAAGCACACGGCGGTCGTCAACCCCCACGCTCGCCTCGAGCTTCGCGAGCCCCAGGAACACTTCAAGTTCGAACGCGCGACCGACCAGCTCCCCGAGGAGACCGAGGAAATCCGCCCGCACCCACACGGTGTCGAACTCGGGACTGTGATGAAAATGTTGAACGCAACCGACTCCCAGACGGTTTCCGGGTTCGTACAGGGTGAGTTCACTCGCGTCGGGAAGAAGACCGCCGAATCGATCATCGACGCGTTCCGCGACCGCCACTACGGCCGCGAGATGCGCTGGCGTCCCCCGGCGTCCCACGAATCCGTCGACGTCGCGACAGCGGTCGAGAACGCGACGGCGAACAAGGGCCCGGACGCGACCAGCGCCTTCGCCGAGGCCGTCGCGGACGCCGTCGGCGATCGGGACCGGATCGCCCACCACGAGTTACTCGAGGTCGTCGACTCGGCCGCAGACGGCGTCGAGGCCGACCACGGAACGACGTTCGGCGACACCGTCCGCGAAAACGCCGTCCGGGCCGTGTGGCTCGAATTGATCGACGCCGCCGACGACGCGGCGGCGAACGCGGGCGACGGTGCGGACGACACCGACGTGGACTCGCGCCTCGTAACCGACCTGTACGAACTCGCCGACGACGCGACGAGCACCCGCAAAGACGACGAGGTGATCCACGCGTTCGCGGACCGGCTCGCGGCCAAATTCGAGGAGGAACGCGAAAACGACAACGTCCGCCATCGGCTCTCCCGCGGCCAACTCCGCGAGTACGTCGACCGGGCGGCGGATCTCACCGAGGAGTACGACGACGTCTCGTTCGGCGAGACCGCTCGCGAGAACGTCGTGGAGGCCGTCTGGAGTGTGATGGCGACGGTGCCGGACGACCCGCCGCTCGTCCGGGAGCTAAACGGCGACCGCGATGCGACCAGCAACCTGGTCGACGCCATGCGCGCCACCGACATCATGGCGCCGCCGACGCGGTGTCTGGCGCCGATCACCGAGGACCTCATCACCGCGGGCCTCGAGAAGGAGTTCGACGCCGATTTCTTCGCGTCGGCCACCCGTGACGCGGGCGTCTCCGGCGGTGACCCGTTCGTCGTCGAGGCCGGAATCGCCTACGGCGGTGATCTCGAGGCCGAAGGAACCGGCGAGGTCCTCCGATTTGCGAATCGAGTCCCCCTGGTCTACCAGCGCGGGGCCTGTGCGACGACCGACGTGGTAAAGACGATCGGCTGGCGCAACTACGGCCTCGATCAACCCGGCGGCTCCGGGCTGCCGAACGGGCCGGTGGTGATCATGATCCACGTCGCCTCGACGAACGTTCCGTTTACGAGTGAATCGAAAGACGCCATCGCGAACGTTCCGGAGATCGAAGACGAGATCGAACTGGCGGTCCGAGAGGCCTCGCGAGAGCTCAAGAGCTATCTCAACAAGCGCCGGTCGATGCAGCAGCGCCGAAAGAAGCAAAACGTCCTCGGGAAGATCTTACCGGAGATGGCAGAGAAGGTCGCCGAGGTCACCGGCCGCAGCAAACCCGATATCGACGACGCGGTCGCACGCATCATGAACAACGTTCTCGTCGAGCGCCAGATCGAAGAAAACGGAACCGGCGCCGCAGTCTCCGTCGTCGTCGAGAACAACTCCAACACGAAAGAGTCACTCGAGGTGACCGACATCGTCTCGGCCGAGCCCGAGAACCTCTCTGACGGCGCGACCGTCGTCGAGATGGACGGCGAGTGGTTCGTCAAGTGGGAGGCCGACGTCGGAAGCGGCGACGATGCCACGCTCGGGTACGAGGTACCGGACGACGCGACGTTCGATCTGGACGTCAAGGGCGTCGAAAGCGAGAAACTCACCGTTACTGACCAATGAGCGCAGACGATACCCAGCAGGCACGAGAACAGTTGATCGATCTCGCGGCGCAGTTCTACGACCAGTTCGAACTGGGCGAGATCCCGCATATGTCCGTGCCGACGCGGACGAAGAACAACATCGAGTACGACGAGGAAAAAGACGTCTGGGTCTACGGTGACCGGGAATCGACCAGATCAGCCAACTCCGTTCGAGGTGCGCGAAAGCTTCTCAAAGCGGTCTATACGATCGAATTCCTCTCCGGCCAGCTCGAAGAGGACCGGTCGTCCACCCTGCGTGAACTCTACTACCTCTCGGAAAGCTGGGACAACGACGAAGCCCAGTTCTCGGATCAGGACGAATCGAACGGCCTCATCGAGGACCTGGAGATCGTCTCCGGGGTCACTCGCGAGGATTTCCACATGCGCCCGGAAGAGTCCGGCGCGACGATCATGGGACCGCTGCACCTCCGCGAACAAACCCGTCGTGGCGAGCGCGAGATTCACTGTCAGGAAGACGTCGGCGAGGGCGGCTACCAGATTCCGAACAATCCGGACACGATCGACTTTCTCGACTCCGACGCCGACTTCATTCTCGCCGTCGAGACCGGTGGGATGCGCGATCGACTGGTCGAGAACGGGTTCGACGACGAGTACAACGCCCTGATCGTCCATCTCAAGGGTCAGCCCGCCCGGGCGACCCGCCGGATCACCAAGCGTCTCCACGACGAACTCGATCTGCCCGTGACCGTCTTTACCGACGGCGACCCGTGGTCGTACCGCATCTACGGCTCGGTCGCCTACGGGTCGATCAAGTCCGCCCACCTCTCGGAGTACCTCGCGACCCCGGAGGCCCAGTTCGTGGGCATCCAGCCCGCCGACATCGTCGAGTACGAACTGCCCACCGACCCGCTCTCGGATTCGGACGTCAACGCCCTCGAGAGCGAACTCGAGGACCCCCGCTTCCAGACCGATTACTGGGAGGAACAGATCGAACTGCAACTCGACCTCGAGAAGAAATCCGAACAGCAGTCGCTGGCGTCGTACGGTCTCGATTTCGTGACGGATACGTATCTCCCGGATCGGCTCAGCCAAATGGACGTAATCTAGCGGTCGTCGAGATTCGGCGCCGTAGATCCGGACCCGCGGTGCTGTGAATTTGTCCGCTGGGTGGTGGAAGGCGGGAAGGGTCGATTTTGCGAGGTGCCCCGGAACGCCCGTGTGAGAACGAGCGGACCGAGGAGGCGGCCGAGTGTCCCGAGTGAAGTACCTCGGGGACAAGCCCCGAGGCACTCGCCCTACTCAGCCTGTAGACGATCGAGACAGCGTCCGAGCGCTGCGAACGATCGAACGACCGGTCGACGGGGAGAGCGGACGACTCGTCCCGTCCGGTCCCCGATTTCGACGGGCGTTCGCACGACGGCGTCCCCTGTGTCTGCAGGTCCAACCGGTTCCTGTCTCCACCGACTCTCACCGTCTAGAACGTGGCCATGGCTGACGACACTGACGAAAAACGACCGTTGCACAGCGAGCCGGACGAGGAAGCGATCGACGAGCCGACGACGTCCGGTGCACAAGAGGCGGACGAAACCGCGTGGATGATGAAAGAGGGGGTAACGATCGGCCTCATTTCGATAGTGGTCTTTTTCGTCCTCGCGTTGGGG encodes the following:
- a CDS encoding dihydrolipoyl dehydrogenase family protein; protein product: MEEYDFLVIGSGSGLDVANIAADQGQSVAVVEKGRLGGTCLNRGCIPSKKLLYHADVMETIERADEFGIDATVDDVAFADIVRDVTDDVHGSSDSIRRGLHASDRIDLYEAKARFVDERTLDLAGGSADGTRLRADTVLVAAGTRPAIPPLDGLEGVEYLTSTEALQLETLPDRLVVVGGGYIAAELAHFFGTFGSDVTIISRRPTMLPDADDEVSAAFTERYADRFDLHTGYEADAVSRDHGSISVEARAFTYPDSDAGDQHGGAANGDDRITVTGDELLIAAGRVPNSDTLNLAAAGVETDADEFIRTDEYLRTTADGVWALGDIVGEYLLKHNANHEARAVARNLFGDGLEPVDYSAMPFAVFASPEVAGVGLTEQELRAADREYATRVYPYDETARGSAMHAAGFVKSIIDLEGAILGCHIIGPEASDLIQEVVVAMTAGSGTVGDIRQSVHIHPALSEVVQRAFTGQFTRRGAHEHDHDHGHGHDHDHDHDSDR
- a CDS encoding DsrE family protein; this translates as MTRAAIVILAGTESHSDLGRLVNGLEAAREFDENPEDDLELIFDGAGTQWIPELEDESHDYHELYRSLSEEAAVCDYCANAFGVDDAVAETGVVTVDENGGHPSVRSLVDEGHEIITF
- a CDS encoding DNA topoisomerase VI subunit B; its protein translation is MTSFQSTLGDEPGIAEELAESQQSISIAEFFEKNKHMLGFDSGARGLVTAVKEAVDNALDAAEEAGILPDIYVEIQETGDYYRLIVEDNGPGLTKESLPKVFGKLLYGSRFHAREQSRGQQGIGISAAVLYSQLTSGKPAKITSRTQGSSEAEYFELIIDTDENEPEISVEETTTWDRPHGTRIELEMEANMRARQQLHDYIKHTAVVNPHARLELREPQEHFKFERATDQLPEETEEIRPHPHGVELGTVMKMLNATDSQTVSGFVQGEFTRVGKKTAESIIDAFRDRHYGREMRWRPPASHESVDVATAVENATANKGPDATSAFAEAVADAVGDRDRIAHHELLEVVDSAADGVEADHGTTFGDTVRENAVRAVWLELIDAADDAAANAGDGADDTDVDSRLVTDLYELADDATSTRKDDEVIHAFADRLAAKFEEERENDNVRHRLSRGQLREYVDRAADLTEEYDDVSFGETARENVVEAVWSVMATVPDDPPLVRELNGDRDATSNLVDAMRATDIMAPPTRCLAPITEDLITAGLEKEFDADFFASATRDAGVSGGDPFVVEAGIAYGGDLEAEGTGEVLRFANRVPLVYQRGACATTDVVKTIGWRNYGLDQPGGSGLPNGPVVIMIHVASTNVPFTSESKDAIANVPEIEDEIELAVREASRELKSYLNKRRSMQQRRKKQNVLGKILPEMAEKVAEVTGRSKPDIDDAVARIMNNVLVERQIEENGTGAAVSVVVENNSNTKESLEVTDIVSAEPENLSDGATVVEMDGEWFVKWEADVGSGDDATLGYEVPDDATFDLDVKGVESEKLTVTDQ
- a CDS encoding DNA topoisomerase IV subunit A — encoded protein: MSADDTQQAREQLIDLAAQFYDQFELGEIPHMSVPTRTKNNIEYDEEKDVWVYGDRESTRSANSVRGARKLLKAVYTIEFLSGQLEEDRSSTLRELYYLSESWDNDEAQFSDQDESNGLIEDLEIVSGVTREDFHMRPEESGATIMGPLHLREQTRRGEREIHCQEDVGEGGYQIPNNPDTIDFLDSDADFILAVETGGMRDRLVENGFDDEYNALIVHLKGQPARATRRITKRLHDELDLPVTVFTDGDPWSYRIYGSVAYGSIKSAHLSEYLATPEAQFVGIQPADIVEYELPTDPLSDSDVNALESELEDPRFQTDYWEEQIELQLDLEKKSEQQSLASYGLDFVTDTYLPDRLSQMDVI